A stretch of the Acyrthosiphon pisum isolate AL4f chromosome A2, pea_aphid_22Mar2018_4r6ur, whole genome shotgun sequence genome encodes the following:
- the LOC100161691 gene encoding adenine nucleotide translocator-like, whose translation MALNKKETQMMPALADPMSFAKDFLAGGVSAAVSKTAVAPIERVKLLLQVQHISKQIAPEDRYKGMVDCFVRIPKEQGVTAYWRGNMANVIRYFPTQALNFAFKDKYKQVFLGGVDKNTQFWRYFAGNLASGGAAGATSLCFVYPLDFARTRLAADVGKAGAGREFSGLGDCLSKVFKSDGITGLYKGFGVSVQGIIIYRASYFGCFDTAKGMLPDPKSAGFLLSWAIAQVVTTVAGIMSYPFDTVRRRMMMQSGRAKSEIVYKSTLHCWSVIAKTEGAGAFFKGAFSNVLRGTGGALVLVLYDEIKTLL comes from the exons atggCTTTGAACAAGAAAGAAACGCAAATGATGCCTGCCTTAGCTGACCCGATGTCTTTCGCAAAGGATTTCTTAGCCGGTGGTGTTTCCGCTGCCGTATCTAAGACAGCTGTCGCTCCCATTGAACGTGTTAAATTGTTGTTACAAGTACAACATATTTCCAAGCAAATTGCACCAGAAGATAGATATAAAG GCATGGTGGACTGTTTTGTACGTATTCCCAAGGAACAGGGAGTTACAGCTTATTGGAGAGGAAACATGGCCAACGTGATTAGGTACTTCCCGACTCAAGCTTTGAACTTTGCATTCAAGGACAAATACAAGCAAGTCTTTTTGGGTGGTGTAGACAAAAACACACAATTCTGGAGATATTTTGCCGGTAATTTAGCATCAGGTGGTGCAGCTGGTGCCACTTCCTTATGCTTTGTATACCCATTGGATTTCGCTAGGACCAG gttagCCGCTGATGTTGGTAAAGCCGGAGCTGGTCGGGAGTTCAGCGGTCTTGGAGACTGTTTGTCCAAAGTCTTCAAATCCGACGGAATCACTGGATTGTACAAAGGTTTTGGTGTATCCGTTCAAGGAATCATCATTTACAGAGCATCATACTTCGGCTGCTTCGACACCGCTAAGGGAATGTTGCCAGACCCGAAATCTGCTGGATTCCTTTTATCGTGGGCTATCGCTCAg gtTGTAACAACTGTTGCTGGAATTATGTCCTATCCCTTCGACACAGTCAGGAGGCGTATGATGATGCAAAGTGGTCGTGCTAAGTCTGAAATCGTTTACAAGAGCACACTCCACTGTTGGTCAGTAATTGCAAAGACAGAAGGAGCTGGTGCTTTCTTCAAGGGAGCTTTTTCAAACGTTTTGAGAGGAACTGGCGGTGCCTTAGTATTGGTGTTGTATGATGAAATCAAAACCCTCCTCTAA